The sequence TTATTTGGACAGTGGGTATAGTTCTGCCCTTTCGAAACCATGACAGTGAGTAAACTTGGCTCCCCAAATAACTGCACGTCATGGAGAAAACAGAGTTGACTGCCCAGGTTGCTCCCTAGCATGGCTGGAGCCTGACCCCTCCGACACATGACTTAGCAGATGCTCTTTGGCCTTCAGTGCCATCATCCATCTCCCCCCTACCTTGCCTGCGCCTTAGAGAGAGCAGTTTCTGCTGAGACAGGACTCACCCCGCCGGGACTCTCAGTAGACTTTATACATTTGCCCAAAGCTGGGGCTAGTGTGAGGACCAACCTGTGAGTAGCAGCCCACCGGCCCTATGTGCTTTTAAACTGACTTTTCATTCTTTGCTCTGCAGGAAAGGGCGTGGTGCCCACCCCGGTAACACGGCGGCCCAGTTTCGAGGGTGCAGGGGAAGCATTCCCATCCTACCACCAGCTGGGAGGTGCAAACTATGAGGGCCCTGCTGGGCTGGAGGAGATGCCACGGCAATATTTAGACTTCCTCTTCCCGGGGGTCAGCCCGCACAGCACCCCTGGTCACCAGCACCCTCCCAAAGGCTACAGCACAGCGGCGGAGGCTGGCGCACATTTCCCGGGCACACACTATGGTCGTGCTCATCTTCTAGCGGAGCAGCCGGGATACGGGGTGCAGCGCAGCCCCTCCTTCCAGAGCAAGACACCACCAGATGCCTATTCTGGCCTAGCCAAAGCCCAGGGTGGCCCTCCTGCCAGTCTCGCCTTCCCTGCCCACACTGGGCTGTATACCACTGCGCACCACAAGCCAGCCACTGTGGCTCCCGGGGCCCACCCACTGCATGTGTTGGGTGCCCGGGGCCCCACCTTCGCTGGCGATAGCCCCACACAGGCAGTTCTGACGCCATCCAGGAACAGCCTCAATGCCGACCTGTATGAGCTGGGCTCCCCAGGACCCTGGTCTGCAGCCCCACTGACTCGCCGCGACTCGCTGCAGAAGCAGGGTCTAGAGGCCACCCGGCAGCACGTGGCCTTTCGGACAGGGCCCAGCAGGACCAACTCCTTCAGCAGCCCACAGCCCGAGCCTTCGCTGCCCGCCCCCAACACGGTCACCGCAGTGACGGCTGCGCACATCCTGCACCCTGTAAAGAGTGTGCGTGTACTGCGACCCGAGCCCCAGACAGCCGTGGGTCCCTCTCACCCTGCCTGGGTACCTGCACCCTCAGCACCTTCCTCCGAGAGCCTGGAGACCAAGGAAGGCAGCACAGGCCAGCACCCATTGGACGTGGACTATGGTGGCTCTGAGCGCAGGTGCCCGCCGCCACCTTACCCCAAGCACCTGCTGCTACCCAGCAAGGCCGAGCAATACAACCTGGACGTGGATAGCCTATGTGCCGGTGTCGAGCAGAGTCTGCGTGGGGGCGCCGAGCAGGACAGGAGTGACAAGAGCCACAAGGGTACCAAGGGAGACAAAGCGAGCAGGGACAAAAAGCAGATCCAGACATCCCCGGTGCCCGTCCGCAAAAATAGCAAGGATGAAGAGAAGAGAGAGTCCCGCATCAAGAGCTATTCCCCCTATGCCTTCAAGTTCTTCATGGAACAACATGTAGAGAATGTCATCAAAACCTACCAGCAGAAGGTCAGCCGGAGGCTGCAGCTGGAGCAGGAAATGGCCAAAGtaatttccctcttcctccttactCTGTTCCGAGCTCCCCTGTCCACTGTAGCAGCTATGCACCGTCATCACACGTCCCTCCCATAGACCCCTGCATGAGCCAGACACTTGGAGAAGCCACAATGTGTGGCCTCCCTTCTGAGGACCCTGGCTGCAAGTCAGTCAGCAAATGGATTGATGTGGTTGTCCTTACTTCTGAGGAAAGCACATCAAAGATCACCTGctattagcatttaaaaagaatgtttaaaaagttTTCTAAGTTAGAtattttagagagaaatacaataTTGCTGGTCCATTTTTCTAATTTGGATCATAGTGTTTTGGGGGTTGTTTCTTTGAGACCACGTGTACACCTGTAACCCCCCCCATAGAACTGGGTCTCCCAGTCCTGCTGCAGCTTCAGATGCCCAGgagatagtgtgtgtgtttgtgtatgtgtgttgtattgttttagattttcttttcatgtgagtgttttgcttacatatatATCTCTATACCATGCTTGTGCcactgaaggtcagaagaggacttttgatcctctggaactaaaaTTATAGACTAGAATTACATGgagagccaccacgtgggtgctggggactgaactgggAACCTCTGAATTTTatgacattattttaaatttaaatgtgatAGTAAATGCCTGGCGGCAGTGGCgcaggcatttaatcccagcactcgggaggcagaggcaggcggatctctgtgagttcgagaccagcccggtctacagagctagttccagaacaactgaggctgttacacagagaaactgtctcaaaaaaccaaaaaaaaggccgggcggtggtggcacacgcctttaatcccagcactcgggaggcagaggcaggcggatcactgtgagttcgagaccagcctggtctacaagagctagttccaggacaggctccaaaatcacagagaaaccctgtctcgaaaaaccaaaaaaaaaaataaaataaaataagtaaataaaagagatATTAAGTTTACATTGCACAAACCAGTCATTTCAAATTCTAAAACTTAAATTTGTGTTCTCATTTCCTTTTGGTCCAGATTCATTACTGGTTTTgtgttttcccattttctttaagCTACTGAAATAGTTAATGAATTCCAGGGATAGATAATGATAATAGTCAGTGGATTCCAGGAATGTTTTCCACAGATATTTTCTCAGTCGTAGTCATGGTAGTGGTTTTCCCTGGTTTTTAGGAACCCAAAATCATGTAGAGAAGGACTTTTCTTTGATTCCATATCTGCATGCCTGTGGATGAATGTTGCATGCAGAGGTAGATGTCCATATTCAGGTTCACAGATCAAAGCTGGTTGGTGTCTTGCCTGTAGTCTGGTAGACTTGTCATTTTGAGGAGTCCTCGCTGTTTTGGGGTGGCCCTGCCCCCCACTTGGCTGCTGTGGGTCCTTCTAACACCACTCTCTGGTTTTCCCGTGTGCAGGCTGGACTCTGCGAGGCTGAGCAGGAGCAGATGAGGAAGATCCTCTACCAGAAGGAGTCCAACTACAACAGACTCAAGAGGGCCAAGATGGACAAGTCCATGTTTGTGAAAATCAAAACTCTGGGCATTGGCGCCTTTGGAGAAGTGTGCCTTGCCTGTAAGGTGGACACTCACGCCCTGTACGCCATGAAGACTCTGAGAAAGAAAGACGTCCTGAACCGGAACCAGGTGGCCCACGTCAAAGCCGAGAGGGACATCCTGGCTGAGGCTGACAACGAGTGGGTGGTGAAGCTGTACTACTCCTTCCAGGACAAGGACAGCCTCTACTTCGTGATGGACTACATCCCTGGTGGGGACATGATGAGCCTGCTCATCCGGATGGAGGTCTTCCCTGAGCACCTGGCCCGATTCTACATCGCAGAACTGACTCTGGCCATTGAGAGTGTCCACAAGATGGGCTTCATCCACAGGGACATTAAGCCCGACAACATCTTAATCGACCTGGATGGCCACATTAAGCTGACAGATTTTGGCCTCTGCACCGGATTCAGGTGGACTCACAATTCCAAGTACTACCAGAAAGGTACTGCTTCAGGCCCACTGTGTGCACCACCCGCACCCACATGGGGACAGCCCTACCAGGAAGTTGCATAGTCTTTATGCTACCTACTCATTTCAAAATTACCTATTGGTGTATTTACTGTGGTCCGGAGTGGCATCTTCCCTTCCTAAGGGAGCGGTATGATATCTGTGAGGGTGTTTTCTTTGTTAGTGGACTTTCTTACAATAGATTTTGACCATTGAAGGGTTCTTTCCTCCACACTGCCCTATTAAGAGAAACCTTGGAAAATAAATCTCAAAGCTTCTGGAGTAGTAGTTCAGTGAGAGAGATCTTCCTGGCATGCAGCAGGCCTGGGTTTGTCAGTGGGAGAAGTCTGCTGACATGGCCAGAGTTATGTTTTCTGTCTAAGCTGTGGACTGGCTGCAGTGCTGACTCAGAAATGATGTTCTTTTCTGCTCTTTTCTGTCACTACACCTTTTCCCCTGGTAAAGGGAACCACATCAGACAGGACAGCATGGAGCCCGGTGACCTCTGGGACGATGTTTCCAACTGTCGTTGTGGAGACAGACTAAAGACCCTGGAGCAGAGAGCACAGAAGCAGCACCAGCGGTGTCTGGCTCACTCTCTGGTTGGAACACCAAACTACATCGCACCCGAGGTGCTTCTCCGCAAAGGTATGCCAGCCTGCTCCCTTCCCAGCTCACTGCCTGGCCTTGTAAGAGCTTCAGCAGTAGGTGTCCAGGACTCTTAAATATTCCTGTCGTATTTTTGTGCTTAGGAACGCCTGGGAGCTTGATGGTTTCCCTAGCAACAAAGCTCCATCATCTTACCTCTCATCTGGAGGGGCCTTTGCTTTCACCAGGATTAAAATGATGTATTCCCTCACCCTCTAACTGAGGAATATGGGCTGTGGGTTTTCCACCTCAGGTCCAAGGGAATGACTCTCCAACTTACTGACTTTCTCAGGGCCGgctggggctggacagatgactcaCTGGTAAGAGCATGGACTGCTCTTTGagaagacacaggttcaattcccagcccctctGTGGTTGCTCGCAGCTAATAGTAGTCCcaggggaatccagtgccctcttctgatctccacaggcactgcatacacatgctgcacacatacatgcagacacataaaaataaattaataaatgcagTCAGCAGATGAAACTGTTGGGGGTCTTAGGGCCACTGCCCTCCCTAGCCCACCATTTTCAAGCTCTAACTGATCTCTCCCTTGTCCAGGCTGGATTACTCCATGTCCGGCACACAAATGAATTCTCAATGTTAGGCAAAACTCCTAGGAGGTGATAATATGCAAACCtttatggggggctggagagatggctcagaggttaagagcactggctgctcttccagaggtcctgagttcaattcccagcgaccacatggtggctcacaaccatctgtgctgagatttggcgccctcctcaggcgtgcgggcatacatcgaggcagaatgttgtatacataataaaaataaataaatctttaaaaaaaaaaaaaacaaaaacctttatgGGCATCAGATTACTAGTTGGTGAAATTGATTTCCTGGATAGATAGTCTGGATACAGTGTTTGCTTCAGAACTGGAGGAACCCTGAGTGTGTCTTTTGTGGTCCATTTAGACAGTGGGCTGTCAGCTTGACCTTGCAGCTAATCCAGACACAGTCTTTCTGTTCACATTGTACCTTTAGACCTAGTCTGACTGGGTGCAGGATGAGATTTTCCTTCAGTATGGTGCTGATATAGGCTGTTGATCCATTCAGCCCTATACACAGAGGTATCTCTGTGCCCAGGAGAGATGCCACACTCCAGCTGTGAGTACTGTTCTGTGTTCTGTAGCAGCCATCAGTGCCAGGAGGTAGATGAAGGTAGAGTCCAAAACCCCTACTGGCTGTTCCTGCTCCAGAGCCTTCTAGCAAACCTGGCTTGAATGAGATGTGGGAAAACATGAGAGATAGCTGAACCTGCTCTTCAGCATCATCCTCAGCAGAGTTATGTAATTCTCTAGGATGCTGTCCTGCTTTCTACACCTGCCCCATACCAGGGGGTAAAGCACTGCCAAGCCTAGTTCCATCCCTGAGACCCCCATGGTGGAAAGAAGGAATGGACTcccacaaggtgtcctctgacctcaaaaCATATACCATAGTGTGCCCTATACACAGAGGTATGCACACGCgtgctcacacagacacatacacatgcacgcacacactcaagttataaaaatatttaatgactgTCTTGTCTCCTTACTCTAAAAGCATCCTGTGTTTATGAAGACCAGtgagtaaaaataaagaaatcccaGTGTCCGTGGCCCGTGTCTCTTGCCCTTTTGTGTGAACCCACTGTAGCTGCAGCCTGTGCCCCCTGCCTAAAGGCGTCCATTTCCACAGATCTCTCCTATTATTAGCATAGTGCCACCTCTGAGCCAGCCCACTTGGATGCCCACGCCGAGGGGAGCCTGCGCTGAGGGACTAAGGAAATGCTGTCTTTCAGGGTACACACAG is a genomic window of Chionomys nivalis chromosome 12, mChiNiv1.1, whole genome shotgun sequence containing:
- the Lats2 gene encoding serine/threonine-protein kinase LATS2; translated protein: MRPKTFPATTYSGNSRQRLQEIREGLKQPSTSSTQGLPVGPNSDTSLGSKDASRQQQMRATPKFGPYQKALREIRYSLLPFANESGTSATAEVNRQMLQELVNAGCDQEMAGRALKQTGSRSIEAALEYISKMGYLDPRNEQIVRVIKQTSPGKGVVPTPVTRRPSFEGAGEAFPSYHQLGGANYEGPAGLEEMPRQYLDFLFPGVSPHSTPGHQHPPKGYSTAAEAGAHFPGTHYGRAHLLAEQPGYGVQRSPSFQSKTPPDAYSGLAKAQGGPPASLAFPAHTGLYTTAHHKPATVAPGAHPLHVLGARGPTFAGDSPTQAVLTPSRNSLNADLYELGSPGPWSAAPLTRRDSLQKQGLEATRQHVAFRTGPSRTNSFSSPQPEPSLPAPNTVTAVTAAHILHPVKSVRVLRPEPQTAVGPSHPAWVPAPSAPSSESLETKEGSTGQHPLDVDYGGSERRCPPPPYPKHLLLPSKAEQYNLDVDSLCAGVEQSLRGGAEQDRSDKSHKGTKGDKASRDKKQIQTSPVPVRKNSKDEEKRESRIKSYSPYAFKFFMEQHVENVIKTYQQKVSRRLQLEQEMAKAGLCEAEQEQMRKILYQKESNYNRLKRAKMDKSMFVKIKTLGIGAFGEVCLACKVDTHALYAMKTLRKKDVLNRNQVAHVKAERDILAEADNEWVVKLYYSFQDKDSLYFVMDYIPGGDMMSLLIRMEVFPEHLARFYIAELTLAIESVHKMGFIHRDIKPDNILIDLDGHIKLTDFGLCTGFRWTHNSKYYQKGNHIRQDSMEPGDLWDDVSNCRCGDRLKTLEQRAQKQHQRCLAHSLVGTPNYIAPEVLLRKGYTQLCDWWSVGVILFEMLVGQPPFLAPTPTETQLKVINWENTLHIPAQVKLSAEARDLIIKLCCSADNRLGRDGADDLKAHPFFSSIDFSRDIRKQPAPYVPTISHPMDTSNFDPVDEESPWHEASGESTKAWDTLASPNSKHPEHAFYEFTFRRFFDDNGYPFRCPKPSEPAESTDEGDAELEGAAESCQPVYV